A stretch of the Sulfuritortus calidifontis genome encodes the following:
- the rimP gene encoding ribosome maturation factor RimP, whose protein sequence is MDLQALIEPTVAGMGYEVVALERVGRGLLRLFIDKPGGIQIDDCVRVSNQLTRLFTVENVDYDRLEVSSPGLDRPLVKEADFVRFAGQQAQVKLRLPMDGRRKYVGQLVGVQDGAVQMRTEQGEVAIPMTEIESARLVPQF, encoded by the coding sequence ATGGATTTGCAGGCGTTGATCGAGCCGACGGTGGCCGGCATGGGCTACGAGGTGGTCGCTCTGGAGCGCGTTGGGCGGGGGCTGTTGCGTCTGTTCATCGACAAGCCGGGCGGCATCCAGATCGACGATTGCGTCCGGGTGAGCAACCAGCTGACCCGGCTGTTCACCGTCGAGAACGTCGATTACGACCGGCTCGAGGTGTCCTCGCCCGGCCTGGACCGGCCGCTGGTGAAGGAGGCGGACTTCGTCCGTTTCGCCGGCCAGCAGGCCCAGGTCAAGCTGCGCCTGCCCATGGACGGCCGGCGCAAATATGTCGGCCAGCTGGTCGGCGTGCAGGACGGCGCGGTGCAGATGCGGACCGAGCAGGGCGAGGTGGCGATCCCGATGACGGAGATCGAATCGGCCCGCCTGGTTCCACAGTTTTAA